The stretch of DNA CCAAGCGACGAGATGCGGTGGACGATTGGACCAGCAAAGAAACGCAGGCCAGTCATCAGCAGCGAGGTATAGATGAACAGTGCCGTTCCCAAGATTGCACTCGAAAGGATGTTGGATGTGATCTTATTAATCCAACTGTCCGTTCCCAGTTCCACGTAGCCAACACAGGCGTGTGCGATCAGCAGGATAATGAAGAACGGTCCGACTAGACGAGCGAACATGCCGCCGTAGGAAATGTTCCCGGACTGAGCATCCGTTTTGGGAAACTTCTCTTTCAAGACGATAAAGCCATACATCGCCGTCGGAATCAAATAGGTAGCTAGCAGGATTTCCCATCCGATGCTGCCCTTAAGGAATACGATCAGACCGCCGATCACCAAACCGGCCGGCCAACCAGCGTGCAAGATGTTGAGGTAGTGCGTCTTTTGCTCGGGGTAAAGCGCCGCGGTAAGCGGATTGATCACGCCCTCGCAGATGCCGTTGCCGATGGCGAAGATAAACGCCGACCAGAATAAGATCGCGTAAACTGCGTCCTTGCCGGCGGCGTTGAACACAGGCGTCGCCGAAAACAGCAGAATCGCCGATACAATGTGACAAACAAAGGCGATCATCATCAGCGGCTTGTAGCCGATCCAATCGACGAGCAAACCTGCAGCCAAGATCACTAGTCCGAAGCCTAGCAAGCCGCCACCGGTGATTTGACCCAATTCGGTCATCGTGAAGCCGTACTTGTTTGACCAGATGTCCAACAAGCCGCCGCGAACGGCGAATCCGATTCCCGCTGCTATCAGCGTGAGAAAGCCGGCGACGAGTAGTGTTTTACGATTTTCCATGGGCGGTCATTTAAGCTGGAGAGGGATGGGGGAGAGTATCAAACGCCAAATGCTGGCATTTGAGCGGCCCTCCGTCAAGAATACTGGCGGCTATTCCAACCAAAACGCAACGTTAATCACGAGTGTCGGCCCGTGCTACTGTCACGGTCCGTATACTCTCTCTTAAAGACAAAGTTCCCGAATCAGCTGGCCAGAATTCTCTTTCTGGAGCTAATTTGGTTCACTTCCCCCCCTGCAAACAGGATCCCTCCCCATGCGAACACTGCTAACCCTCGCTTTAACTCTCGGAGTCATGACAACAATGGCATCGCAACACGCCCGTGCCCATGAAGGCCATGATCACGAAGGTCATGAATGTGCCTTGGATTACAAAATGAAGACGATCGACGGCGACGAAGTTGATTTGGAAGACTACGAGGGCAACGTGGTGCTGATCGTCAACACAGCGTCGAAGTGCGGTTTGACACCTCAATACGCGGGTCTGCAATCGCTTTACGAGAAGTACAAGGACAAAGGGCTTGTCATCATTGGGTTCCCCTGCAACCAATTCGGTAGCCAAGAGCCCGGGACCGAAGCCGAGATCAAGACGTTTTGCAGTACCAAGTACAGCGTCACGTTTCCGATGATGAGCAAGGTTGACGTCAATGGCGACGACGCCGCCGCCATCTACAAGCACTTGACCAGCAAGGACCTCAAGCCTGAAGGTGCTGGCGAGATCAGTTGGAACTTCGAGAAGTTCTTGATCGACCGTGAAGGCCAAGTGGTCAATCGCTTCTCACCGCGTACCAAACCAGACGACGCAGATTTGCTCAAGGCGATTGAATCCGAACTGGCCAAGGGCTAGTACGAGCCAACCTTTGGCATCCTATTTGGACTAAACTAACGCGGCGACCTACTTTAGGCCGCCGCGTTTTTCGTATCACGGAATTCATTCCGTCTACCCAATCCGTCGACATCTCAAGCCATCTCTGCAAACGGAACGATTCCGTTCGACGTTATGAAAACCACTTCGCTGTTCCTGATCGCGTTTCTTGCATTTTCCGTCACTGCCATCGCGGGGGAACCGTTACTAAAGTCCGGCGATACGGTTGCGTTTGTCGGGGGCACATTTGTCGAACGGATGCAGCAAAGTGGCGCGATCGAAGCCGAGCTGCAATGTCGACGTCCAGATTGGAAACTGAGGATCCGCAACGTTGGTTGGTCCGGTGACGACGTTCATGGCATGGCTCGCAAGGTCTTTGATGGACCCGGAAATGGCTATGCTCGCTTGATGCAAGACATTGAAACCTCCAAGGCAAACGTCGTGGTTGTCGCCTACGGACCTTCGGAAGCTTCCGACGGAGATGAATCGGTCCAGCGGTTTGGCCCTGGACTGGAAAAACTGATTGCTGATTTGAAAGCTAGCGACAAACGCGTGATCCTTGTCACACCCATCGCGATGCCGGGTTACCGAGTGCCCGGATACGAAGATGCGATTGCGCGGTGCCAATCCGTCGTTCGCATGGTGGGTGAACAAGCCGATTCGCCTGTGGTTGATTTAACATGGAAGCCGAGCCCGAGCGAAGTGATCGACAGTGGCCTGCTTCCCAACGACGAAGGTTACGCAAGCCTGGCTGATGAGCTCGCCGATTCCCTCGTTGGCGGCAAACCTTGCGATCAGCGTCACGACAAGCTCGCCGAAGCGATCACGGCAAAGAATCAATTGTTCTTCCACCGCTACCGCCCGCAAAACGAAACGTACTTGTTGTTGTTCCGAAAACATGAGCAAGGCAACAACGCGGTCGAGTTACCGCAGTTTGATCCGTTGGTGGAATCGGCAGATCAGGATGTCTGGGCAGCCGCAAAATAATTGCTAGCAACTCAGATACCGATCTTCATTCTCGCAAACCCCCGTTTTCGTTGATAAAACCAGACTTGGCCCGGTTTCACGATTTTCGTTAAACTCCCAGGCCTACGTAGCCGAGTGCCGCGCGGTTTTCTTCACAAGATGTGAAGCCGATGTGGGAGACAAGCTTGGCTTGAACAGCGTTTTGACGGTTGAGTTTGATGCTCAGCCAATTCCGTCAGGACGCTGCGACCGTAAGGGACCAGGGAGGGATTCAATGCCAGGCGAGTCGTTCCGATTCATACACGCCAGCGATTTTCATCTCGAAAATCCACTCAGCGATCTCGATGCGCTGCCACCGCACCTGCGTGATGCGATGGCCGATGCGCCACGCCGGGCTGCATCCGCAGTCTTCGAAGCTGCGCTGGTCGACAACATCGACTTTCTTGTCTTGAGCGGCGATCTGCTCAATCCGCAAACCGCGGGACCGCACGGCATGTCGTTGTTGCTGGACTACTTCGACAAGCTACACGCTAAAAAGAAGCCCGTCTTTTGGACGGCTGGTATCGTTGATGATCCAGCCCGTTGGCCCGATGCTGTTCCGCTGCCCCCGAACGTGACGTTGTTTCCCAAGAACCGCGCTATCATGGTGCCCGTTGAGCGTGCCGGTCGAACCATCGCGATGGTTGTCGGACGAAGTAGCGATGGGCGAAACGTCTTGCACGTTCCAAGCTACCGAGTGGATCCCACCGATCATTACACGGTTGCTGTAGGCTACGGCGATGCCGAAGCGAAAGCGTTGGCCGAAGGGCGTTTTGATTTTTGGGCACTGGGTGGACAGCACAATCGAACCGAGATCGAAGGCGGCGCGGATTCGGGGGCGGTCTATTGCGGTACGCCTCAAGGTCGCTGCCTCGATGAAGACGGCGCTCATGGATACAGCACCGTCGATGTTGACGCCGATGGCACCACCCGTGTTCACGCCATCGAGTGTGACACGTTCCGCTACGTCGACATTCGCATCACGGCCGAAGAGATCGCGGCGGTCGGCGGAATCCGAAATATCATTGGTGAAAAAATTGTTCGTGCCCAACACGAAGCTGGGGGACGTCATTTGATCGTCGGCTTTGATGTCTCGATCGCTAGTGGCGAAACGATTCAGTCCGTCGGCGATGTTGAGGAACTACTCACGTGGGTTCGCCGCGAATACGGCCATGGCACTCCATCGGCTTGGACAGCGCGGATCAACGTTCGTGCCCCGCGTCAGTTTCCCAAGCAATGGACGGACGAAGACACGATCTTGGGCGACTTCCTGCGAGCCGCCGAAAAACATCGCGCCACCGAAGGTCGCGATATGAACTTATTACCGTTCACCGAAGAGCAACCTGGCTTGCCTAGCACGACCCAATCGTTGTTAGCAGAAGTCGCCAGCGACCAACGCACCGCGGTGCTTGGTGAGGCAACGCTCTTGGGTGTGGAATTACTTCGAGGCGGAAAGCCTAACTTGGTCAAGTCATCATGAAGATCAAAGACATTCAAATCGACGGTTTCGGTGTTTGGACGGGCCTTTCCGTCGATTCCCTGCCCGACGGCATGACGCTGTTTTACGGCCCGAATGAGGCTGGTAAAACCACGTTGATGCAGTTTGTTCGCGCGATGTTGTACGGGTTCACTCCCGACCGCCGCGAAAAGTACCTGCCGCCGATCTACGGGGGAACGCCCGGCGGTGCAATGCGCGTGACGGGACCGGGGGGCGGATACGAAATTCGTCGTCACAGCCAACTAACCGATTCCAACGTGACCGGTCGGCTATCCGTCACCGGCCAAGACGGATTGGCTCAGGGGCAACACCGACTAACGGGTTTGCTTGGCCAAATCGATGAACCGATCTTTACAAACGTATTCGCGATCGGCATGCGCGAGCTGCAAGAATTAAGCACGCTCGACGACACCTCCGCTGCGGACGAACTCTACAAATTGTCTAGCGGTCTCGATCGCGTTTCTTTGGTTGATGTGCTGCGAAGTCTTCGCGGTGGTCGCAAGGCGATGGTGGGGAAGGCTTCCGCGATCGACGAAGTGGAGGCCGACAAGCTGGCCTCGTTGATTTCGAAGCGAGAAAAGCTGCGTGATGAGGTCGCGAACCTGACGCGTGGCGGAAGACGGTGGAGCGAGTTAGCGTCACAGCGTCGCAGCGGCCAGCAAGAAATCGAACAATTGACCGAACGAATCGGCGTTTGGGAACGCGAAGCGCGCACCGTCGAAACCGCGACCGGTGTGTTCGAAGCATGGCGCGAGCGAGAAACGATCGCCAAAACGATCGCGAAGCGTGAATCGGAGGTCACTCTGCCGGATGAAGCGCCAGGCCAGTTGGTGCAGATCGACGCGATGATGGAGGAGCGACGCCAAAAGATCGAAGAAATCAAAAACAAGCGTCGTGCCATTCGCGAGAAGGCTTCACAGCTACCAGTGTCCAAACGCATGGTTGATCTGGAAGGCCGCATCCAAGCCGCCAGCGAACAAGCGACGTGGGTGGAAGCTCTCGAAGAACAAATCTTAAGACTCGACGACCAGATCGAGAAAGCACGAAAACAACTGGATTCGGATGCCGAGAGTCTCGGGATTGATGAAGATGATCGTGAGGCTTTAGCCCAAGGCGATGTTTCGCAGTTGCCCGACATGTCGCGCCAAACGCTCAGCGCACTATCGGGTCCCGCTCGTCAAGTCAAAGAACAAACCTTCTTGCTTAAGCAGGCCCGGACCGAAGGTGCCGACCACAAGGCTCGCGCCGACAAAATGGGTGAATCGCTGCGTTCGATATTGGACCGCGCTCACTCAAGCAATCTGCAGCAAGCGATTCGTGAGCAAACGCAGTTAATCGCGACGCTTAAGCATCGCATTCAAGTTGGCGAGCACCTCGAAAAGATCAAGCGTCATTATCGCGAACTTGAAAAAGAGTCCGTCGAACTGACCACATCCGAAGCGTTGCCCGTTGATCGATTGATCCTGCTTGCCGTGCCATTCATCGTCGGTGGGATGGGGCTGATCTATGGGTTCGCGCACGTCTTCAATGTCTATTGGCTCGTCAGTGAACCGGATCCGACATGGGGCATGCTGTACTTGTTGTTTGGCATCATGAGCCTGTTGACGTACTACTTCGGTCGCGAAAATGGTCAGCGTAGTACTTCACTGGACCTGGAAGACTGCGAACGACAGATCGATACGTTGCGAAAGCAAATTCGAGAAATCGAAGCCGAACGATCCGATATCGACAACTCGTTGCCTACCAATGGCGAATCACTCGAACTGCGACTGCGTGAATCGGAAGCGATGCTATCCGAGCTCGAATCTTCGCTTCCAACCTACCATAATCACGAAGCGGCTCTGCAAGCGTACAAGGCGACTCGCAAGCGAGCCGAAGAAGCCGCCCAAGGACTTCGCCACGCAAAACGAGATTGGTCGGCAACGCTTGAACGACTCGGACTGAGCGAATCGATGTCGCCCGCGAGCGTTCGCAAGCTTGGCGACGGATACCAAACTCTGCAAGCCAGCCGACGTCGACTCGACGAGTTGTTGGACGAGCGAGAGCAGCGTCGGCGAGAACGACAAACGATCGCAAAACGAATCGAAACGCTTTATTTGGAAGCTCTCGATGTCAACGAGGAAGCCGCATCTAGCTTGCGGGCGAATGATGACGATGACTTCGACGATGCACACGAAGCTCGCGTTGAGAACCGTAACGAAAATCGACGCGACAACCGAAACGAAAAACGCGGTGACCGCCGTGACGATCGCCAGCAAGACCGTCGCGATGATCGACGCGATGATCGACGCACTGAAAGTGTCAGTCCCTATTCACGTCATCGTGCCCTCACGGGACCTTTGGAACAACTGCATCATCTTCACGAAGAACTGTCGCGCCAGCAGCACTGGATCAAAAAGCGTCGCGATCTCAAAGAACAAGACCTGCAGCTCAAACGCCAGCAATCCAACCACCACCGTCAACTGGAACGTTGTGAGCAGCAGCGTCGTGGCCTGTGGGCGAAGTGTGGCGTAGCAACACCCGAGCAGTTCTATGCGATGGTCGACACCAAAGCGACCTTGTCAGAACTCAACAAGCAACATGAAGAGCTCGAGAAGCAAATTCGATCGATCATCGGAACTCATGTTGATCCGGAAGATGTGGCTCGCGAGATCGAAGGTGCGACCGCAACTGATCTTGAACGACGTTGGGAATCTTTGACCACGCGAATCAGCGAAACCGAAGCTCGCATTGCCGAACTGCGTACACTCGCAGGCCAACTCAGCCAGGAAATGAAGCAACTGGGCGATGACAATCGTTTGACGGTGGCTCAGTTGGAACTCGGCTGCATCGAACGAAAGATCGAATCAACAGCACGTCGTTGGCAAACGCTCGGAATGGCTAGTTGCTTGCTGGAAGATGTTTGCAAGACCTTCGAACGCGAGCGTCAGCCGGAAACTCTTCGGGAAGCATCGTCGTTCTTGGCTCAACTAACCGACGGCAAGTACAACCGCATTTGGACCCCGCTTGGCACCAACCAACTTAAGATTGACGAGCCGAGCGGCAAGTCTTTGGCACTGGAAGTTCTTAGCCGGGGAACTCGCGAAGCCGTGTTCATTGCGCTGCGACTTTCGTTGGCTGCTGCGTATGCTCGCCGCGGAGTGATGTTGCCGCTAGTTCTTGACGACGTGTTAGTGAACTTCGACCGTGATCGTGCGATCCATGCTGCTCGCACGCTAAAGACGTTTGCTGAACTGGGGCACCAGGTGATGATGTTCACCTGCCATGAACACATCGTCGATATTTTCCACGATATTGACGTTGAGGTTCGGCTGATGCCCGCCCAGGGCGAACCGGGGCGTGCAACGGTCATGATCCCTGAGGAAACCCACGAATACGAAGAGTATGAAGAAGAGTACGACGATGAGGTCGAATACGAGGAAGAAGAAGTTCTAGAGCTCGAGCCGGAACCTGAACCGGAGCCCGAACCCGTGGTCGCTGAAAAGGCGCCCGAACCGGAAACCAAAATCGTCTACATCGAACGACCTGAGCCAAAGCCGGAACCTAAGCCACAGCCTAAGCCTGAGCCAAAAAAGAAACCACGGCCAAAGGTCGAGTATGTGGAATACGAAGAACCAAAACCGGTGTACGTTGAACCCGAACGCATTCTTGAACCGGAGTACATCGAAGAGCGTGAACCAGCCATTGGTTGGGCGTGGTTCGAACGTGAGCCCGGAAGACGCTTCGAAGAAGCCGAAGAAGCTCTCGCTGCTATCACAAGCGATGAATGGATCGGCGATCACGGACCCGAAATTCCAGACGATGTGTGGAACGGCGAGCGTCGTGAACCGGTCGAGCGAAATCCGTCTTGGTGGTCGTAACTTCGTAGTTTGGCGGCCACACTCTGAGTCGTAGTCTGAGTCGTAGTCTGAGTCGTAGACTGGGGCATAGTCTGGGGCATAGTCTGGGGCGTAGACGCTCTTGATATGGGCTTAATTAGCCACCAAAAACCTCGATTTCAGAATGTTCTAGGCCGATCGACGTCGCCATCTTCGATAATGTCGATAACGCCGCTCGACCGGTACTCCCAAGGTCAACGGTCCAATCGTTGACGTACAGGTCGACATGTTTCATCAAAACTTCGTCGGCAAATTCTTGAGCGTACTTGCGCATGGTCGGAAGAGCACGCTCAGGATCCGCGAGCGCGTAATCGAGTGAATCGCGAATGACGGCTTGGACGCTTGCGGTGGTGTCACGATCCAGTTGGCGACTTGCCAAGATGCCGCCTAGGGGAAGTGGCGAATGGGTTTCGTTTTCCCATCGCGTGCCAAGATCTTCGACCAAAGAAAGCCCCTGCTCTTGCCAGGTGAAACGGCCCTCGTGGATGCAAACTCCAAAATCAGCGGATGCGGATTTGAGCCGTGGCATGATTTGGGAAAAAACGTCCTGATCTAACCGTGTTGTGTTGGGATAGAACAAGCGGAACAGCAGCGTCGCAGTCGTCAGCTTGCCCGGGCAAAGCGTAAGCTGAGACTCGTTGCGGGGCACGGTGTCCTCGCGGGCCGCTAGCAATAAGGGGCCAACACCGAATCCAAGCGCCGAACCACTGGGCAACACAACAGTAGATTCGGTCAATAACAGCGCCGCGTGAAAGCTCGCCTTGGCTACATCAAAATGGCCGTTCATCAACCCTCGGTTGAGTTCGTCGATGTCGAGCAATTGAATATCAAAGTCGAGGCCTCGCCAATCAACCAAGCGGTTAATCAAGCCAGCGAACGCAAAGGTATCGTTAGGGCAAGTCGAAATGGCGAGCTTTATTGGTTTACGTGTCATACCGTCGGCATCCACGCGTGATCGAGCACTTGTTTTGCCATCTCGGCAGTTGCCCGCAGCGCATCATCAATTCGCCAATTTGCTTTTTCTCGATCACCTACTTCGTTTGAAATACCACGAATGATCTGCAGCGGTACACCGGCGAGTGTGCAGGCCACCGCTACCGCAAAGCCTTCCATGTCCTCGGCAACCGCGCTGGGGTACCGTGCCGCCCGCGCATCCCGGTCTTGCGAATTGGCTGAACCAGCGCAAACACTCAACAAAGTTCCGGCGCAGGGAACTCGTGGGTCGAAAGTGGCGACCAACGCGATCGCATCGCTGACCTCGGGCATGGCATCGCGTGCGGCGAATTGTTTCCAGCCAATGTCCTCGGCACTTTGGAATTGGTCGCTCTGCCCCACACCGATGCCGTCACAGATCACTCGGTCAAAGCGGCAGGCAGTACCGACCGGAAATCGTTGGACATCAAACGAACCCGCGATCCCCAGCAACAATACTCGCGATGGCCGGTAACGAGCGACAAGAGCTCCGGTGCGTGCAGCAGCAGCGATAGGACCAAACCCAATGCGCTGGAAAAAAATGCCTTCGCCAGCCTCACTCGAATCGGCCGCCGTATCCGACAATTGCCGACGTAGTGGTTCGAGTTCGAGCGAAGTGGGAACAAGAATAAGGTCTGACAAGTTTGCGTCCTGAAAAGACAGATTAAAACCCACGTTGCAAACCGGGAGTCACATCGAGGTCGTAACTGGCAAACTCGCCGCGTTTGATTTTCTCAAGTGCGATCGCTCCCATCACCGCATTGTCGGTGCAAAGATTCATTGGGGCAATGGTCAGATCAAAGCCGACTGAGTCCGCGGCCGATTGCAGCCCATCGCGAAGTTTTCGGTTGGCTGCCACACCACCACCGACAATCAATCGTTTGACGTCATACTTTTGAACTGCTTTGCGACTTTTGTTCACCAACACGTCCACCACCGCCGCTTCGAACGATGCACACACATCAGCCTTGGTTTGATCCGCCAATTTCAATTTTGAAAAATCGGTTTGTCCCGGACCGACAATTGCGTAACGAACGGCGGTCTTGAGTCCGCTGAAACTAAAATCAAAATTCGGTTTGTGGATCATCGAACGCGGAAAGTCATAAGCCTTTGGGTTTCCCGACGCCGCGAGGGCCGAAACGGCAGGGCCGCCGGGGAATCCAAGGCTTAGCATCGCCGCCACTTTGTCAAAGGCTTCACCGGCCGCATCGTCAATCGTGCCGCCAAGGTATTCCAAGTCCAGCGGCGATGTGCAGTGGTACAGGCTAGTATGGCCGCCGCTGACAACCAGTCCGAT from Rubripirellula amarantea encodes:
- a CDS encoding metallophosphoesterase family protein, translated to MPGESFRFIHASDFHLENPLSDLDALPPHLRDAMADAPRRAASAVFEAALVDNIDFLVLSGDLLNPQTAGPHGMSLLLDYFDKLHAKKKPVFWTAGIVDDPARWPDAVPLPPNVTLFPKNRAIMVPVERAGRTIAMVVGRSSDGRNVLHVPSYRVDPTDHYTVAVGYGDAEAKALAEGRFDFWALGGQHNRTEIEGGADSGAVYCGTPQGRCLDEDGAHGYSTVDVDADGTTRVHAIECDTFRYVDIRITAEEIAAVGGIRNIIGEKIVRAQHEAGGRHLIVGFDVSIASGETIQSVGDVEELLTWVRREYGHGTPSAWTARINVRAPRQFPKQWTDEDTILGDFLRAAEKHRATEGRDMNLLPFTEEQPGLPSTTQSLLAEVASDQRTAVLGEATLLGVELLRGGKPNLVKSS
- the tsaD gene encoding tRNA (adenosine(37)-N6)-threonylcarbamoyltransferase complex transferase subunit TsaD, producing the protein MPILTIESTCDETAAAVINDDGTVLGECIATQELLHEKFRGVVPEIAARAHVERILPVIDTAIKKAGVKPSDLSAIAVADRPGLAGSLLVGVVAAKALALAWNKPLVAINHLHAHLYACQLAVDVPVYPCIGLVVSGGHTSLYHCTSPLDLEYLGGTIDDAAGEAFDKVAAMLSLGFPGGPAVSALAASGNPKAYDFPRSMIHKPNFDFSFSGLKTAVRYAIVGPGQTDFSKLKLADQTKADVCASFEAAVVDVLVNKSRKAVQKYDVKRLIVGGGVAANRKLRDGLQSAADSVGFDLTIAPMNLCTDNAVMGAIALEKIKRGEFASYDLDVTPGLQRGF
- a CDS encoding 1,4-dihydroxy-6-naphthoate synthase → MTRKPIKLAISTCPNDTFAFAGLINRLVDWRGLDFDIQLLDIDELNRGLMNGHFDVAKASFHAALLLTESTVVLPSGSALGFGVGPLLLAAREDTVPRNESQLTLCPGKLTTATLLFRLFYPNTTRLDQDVFSQIMPRLKSASADFGVCIHEGRFTWQEQGLSLVEDLGTRWENETHSPLPLGGILASRQLDRDTTASVQAVIRDSLDYALADPERALPTMRKYAQEFADEVLMKHVDLYVNDWTVDLGSTGRAALSTLSKMATSIGLEHSEIEVFGG
- a CDS encoding glutathione peroxidase, whose translation is MRTLLTLALTLGVMTTMASQHARAHEGHDHEGHECALDYKMKTIDGDEVDLEDYEGNVVLIVNTASKCGLTPQYAGLQSLYEKYKDKGLVIIGFPCNQFGSQEPGTEAEIKTFCSTKYSVTFPMMSKVDVNGDDAAAIYKHLTSKDLKPEGAGEISWNFEKFLIDREGQVVNRFSPRTKPDDADLLKAIESELAKG
- the mqnB gene encoding futalosine hydrolase; its protein translation is MSDLILVPTSLELEPLRRQLSDTAADSSEAGEGIFFQRIGFGPIAAAARTGALVARYRPSRVLLLGIAGSFDVQRFPVGTACRFDRVICDGIGVGQSDQFQSAEDIGWKQFAARDAMPEVSDAIALVATFDPRVPCAGTLLSVCAGSANSQDRDARAARYPSAVAEDMEGFAVAVACTLAGVPLQIIRGISNEVGDREKANWRIDDALRATAEMAKQVLDHAWMPTV
- a CDS encoding SGNH/GDSL hydrolase family protein, yielding MKTTSLFLIAFLAFSVTAIAGEPLLKSGDTVAFVGGTFVERMQQSGAIEAELQCRRPDWKLRIRNVGWSGDDVHGMARKVFDGPGNGYARLMQDIETSKANVVVVAYGPSEASDGDESVQRFGPGLEKLIADLKASDKRVILVTPIAMPGYRVPGYEDAIARCQSVVRMVGEQADSPVVDLTWKPSPSEVIDSGLLPNDEGYASLADELADSLVGGKPCDQRHDKLAEAITAKNQLFFHRYRPQNETYLLLFRKHEQGNNAVELPQFDPLVESADQDVWAAAK
- a CDS encoding MFS transporter, whose amino-acid sequence is MENRKTLLVAGFLTLIAAGIGFAVRGGLLDIWSNKYGFTMTELGQITGGGLLGFGLVILAAGLLVDWIGYKPLMMIAFVCHIVSAILLFSATPVFNAAGKDAVYAILFWSAFIFAIGNGICEGVINPLTAALYPEQKTHYLNILHAGWPAGLVIGGLIVFLKGSIGWEILLATYLIPTAMYGFIVLKEKFPKTDAQSGNISYGGMFARLVGPFFIILLIAHACVGYVELGTDSWINKITSNILSSAILGTALFIYTSLLMTGLRFFAGPIVHRISSLGLLLASACIGACGLYLISIGDSVPFMFFAATVYALGKTFLWPTMLGVVGERFPQSATVAMALMGFVGMTSAGYLGGPGIGYKQDYYASQYIQENNPETFARVKAPNENKFLFFPAIVGIDGSKAGMLGDNGEAIESDVAIAGDAINEEGFKGLREQYQWWNENKANAEVDAPPVAEATLHGSRMAIRMTALVPATMAVLYLILMVAFKSPREEHGAASALGEPAPGAEL
- a CDS encoding ATP-binding protein codes for the protein MKIKDIQIDGFGVWTGLSVDSLPDGMTLFYGPNEAGKTTLMQFVRAMLYGFTPDRREKYLPPIYGGTPGGAMRVTGPGGGYEIRRHSQLTDSNVTGRLSVTGQDGLAQGQHRLTGLLGQIDEPIFTNVFAIGMRELQELSTLDDTSAADELYKLSSGLDRVSLVDVLRSLRGGRKAMVGKASAIDEVEADKLASLISKREKLRDEVANLTRGGRRWSELASQRRSGQQEIEQLTERIGVWEREARTVETATGVFEAWRERETIAKTIAKRESEVTLPDEAPGQLVQIDAMMEERRQKIEEIKNKRRAIREKASQLPVSKRMVDLEGRIQAASEQATWVEALEEQILRLDDQIEKARKQLDSDAESLGIDEDDREALAQGDVSQLPDMSRQTLSALSGPARQVKEQTFLLKQARTEGADHKARADKMGESLRSILDRAHSSNLQQAIREQTQLIATLKHRIQVGEHLEKIKRHYRELEKESVELTTSEALPVDRLILLAVPFIVGGMGLIYGFAHVFNVYWLVSEPDPTWGMLYLLFGIMSLLTYYFGRENGQRSTSLDLEDCERQIDTLRKQIREIEAERSDIDNSLPTNGESLELRLRESEAMLSELESSLPTYHNHEAALQAYKATRKRAEEAAQGLRHAKRDWSATLERLGLSESMSPASVRKLGDGYQTLQASRRRLDELLDEREQRRRERQTIAKRIETLYLEALDVNEEAASSLRANDDDDFDDAHEARVENRNENRRDNRNEKRGDRRDDRQQDRRDDRRDDRRTESVSPYSRHRALTGPLEQLHHLHEELSRQQHWIKKRRDLKEQDLQLKRQQSNHHRQLERCEQQRRGLWAKCGVATPEQFYAMVDTKATLSELNKQHEELEKQIRSIIGTHVDPEDVAREIEGATATDLERRWESLTTRISETEARIAELRTLAGQLSQEMKQLGDDNRLTVAQLELGCIERKIESTARRWQTLGMASCLLEDVCKTFERERQPETLREASSFLAQLTDGKYNRIWTPLGTNQLKIDEPSGKSLALEVLSRGTREAVFIALRLSLAAAYARRGVMLPLVLDDVLVNFDRDRAIHAARTLKTFAELGHQVMMFTCHEHIVDIFHDIDVEVRLMPAQGEPGRATVMIPEETHEYEEYEEEYDDEVEYEEEEVLELEPEPEPEPEPVVAEKAPEPETKIVYIERPEPKPEPKPQPKPEPKKKPRPKVEYVEYEEPKPVYVEPERILEPEYIEEREPAIGWAWFEREPGRRFEEAEEALAAITSDEWIGDHGPEIPDDVWNGERREPVERNPSWWS